The Polyodon spathula isolate WHYD16114869_AA chromosome 13, ASM1765450v1, whole genome shotgun sequence genome includes a region encoding these proteins:
- the LOC121325555 gene encoding protein transport protein Sec24C-like isoform X4: MNVNQQAHMTSPYRQPQPTLQGYAQPGYGGPPTQYTPYNSPNPGYQQGPAPAGPVRPTPNSVGPPMSAPQGYSQFTQGDVQNGPPTMSSQPHRPPVSQSYLPGSQPAYQQYGVPPTNMQQMTNQMSGMHVSGPPPAVSGYAPHSSNSQTSVSFSGTPSFPPHSVSSQQNSPAASLTHGQPPSQSPFPGAPPPVSQPQYSSVPPASSQPHYPGAQPPPASQGQFPVGPPSPSQASPFHTPLSNFVPHAGPGVQPVQAPPHSQYLSGPPLPRQPMQGPPLSQQNHVAPGMQRLPGQAAPPGQGQGVQPQQNGAFGQMSRPQPGYGGSYPGPQNYGAQPPPPAAPPQKRLDPDSIPSPQVSELPAVQKTRHRIDPDAIPSPIQVIEDDQANRSSEPFTTEVRGQAPPLVTTNFQVKDQGNASPSYIRCTAYNFPCTSDMAKQSQVPLAAVIKPLATLPLDEAPPYIVDHGESGPIRCNRCKAYMCPFMQFIEGGRRFQCGFCSCVTEVPPHYFQHLDHTGKRVDCYDRPELSMGTCEFTATVDYCKNNKIPQPPAFIFLIDVSYNAVKSGLVDLICAELKTLLDYLPRESSEEDSCIRVGFVTYNKVLHFYNVKSSLAQPQMMVVSDVADMFVPLLDGFLVDVNESRAVINSLLDQIPEMFADTRETETVFAPVIQAGLEALKAADCAGKLFIFHSSLPIAEAPGKLKNREDKKLVGTDKEKTLFQPQTSFFGNLAKECVAQGCCVDLFLFPNQYVDVATLGVVPSQTGGSVYKYTYFQVPSDGDRFLNDLRRDVQKQVGFDAVMRVRTSTGIRATDFFGAFYMSNTTDVELAGLDCDKAVTVEFRHDDKLSEESGALMQCAVLYTSCSGQRRLRVHNLSVNCCTQLADLYRNCDTDTLINFFAKYACRSILSSPTKTVRDTLINQSAHILSCYRKNCASPSSAGQLILPECMKLLPVYLNCVLKSDMLQPSADISLDDRAYLRQLVTSMDVAESHVFFYPRLLPLQKLDVEGDSLPTAVRASEERLSKGGLYLLENGLHLFLWVGANVQQELLQSVFNTPSFGQIDPSMTNLPVLNNPYSQRLRAIIESFRVQRPRYMKLMVVKQDDKLELIFKHFLVEDKSASGGASYVDFLCHMHKEIRQLLS; encoded by the exons ATGAATGTAAACCAGCAAGCGCATATGACCTCACCGTACAGGCAGCCACAGCCCACCCTACAGGGGTACGCCCAGCCTGGCTATGGGGGACCCCCCACGCAGTACACCCCTTACAACAGTCCCAATCCGGGGTACCAGCAGGGACCAGCTCCAGCAG gTCCAGTGCGACCCACACCTAACTCTGTGGGCCCCCCTATGTCGGCCCCCCAGGGGTACAGCCAGTTCACACAGGGAGATGTGCAAAATGGCCCCCCGACCATGAGCAGCCAGCCTCACAG GCCCCCTGTCTCTCAGTCCTACCTCCCAGGTAGCCAGCCAGCCTACCAGCAATATGGAGTCCCGCCCACCAACATGCAACAGATGACCAATCAGATGTCGGGGATGCACGTTTCAGGCCCTCCCCCCGCAGTGTCCGGCTATG CACCCCACTCTTCTAATTCTCAGACCTCCGTCAGTTTCTCTGGcactccctccttccctccccaCTCCGTATCCTCACAGCAAAACTCCCCAGCAGCCAGCCTGACACATGGCCAGCCTCCTTCACAGTCCCCCTTCCCAGGCGCCCCACCTCCTGTCTCACAGCCCCAATATTCTTCAGTCCCTCCAGCCTCTTCACAGCCCCATTACCCAGGGGCCCAACCTCCACCTGCCTCCCAGGGTCAGTTCCCTGTGGGCCCCCCATCTCCCTCCCAGGCCTccccattccacacacccctTTCCAACTTTGTCCCCCATGCAGGCCCTGGGGTGCAGCCAGTGCAGGCCCCACCTCACTCCCAGTACCTCTCTGGGCCCCCTCTCCCTCGCCAGCCCATGCAGGGGCCCCCGCTCTCCCAGCAGAACCACGTGGCCCCTGGGATGCAGCGCCTCCCAGGTCAGGCGGCGCCCCCAGGACAGGGGCAGGGCGTCCAGCCTCAGCAGAATG GTGCATTTGGACAAATGAGCAGGCCACAGCCTGGCTATGGGGGTTCCTACCCGGGCCCCCAAAACTACGGGGCACAGCCCCCTCCTCCCGCAGCGCCCCCGCAGAAACGGCTCGACCCAGATTCCATTCCTAGCCCA caagtcaGTGAGCTGCCTGCTGTGCAGAAAACAAGACATAGAATAGACCCAGACGCGATCCCCAGCCCA ATCCAGGTGATCGAGGACGACCAGGCGAACCGAAGCAGTGAGCCGTTCACAACAGAGGTCAGAGGTCAGGCACCACCGCTTGTCACAACCAACTTCCAGGTCAAAGATCAAG GGAATGCGAGCCCGAGCTATATAAGGTGCACAGCCTACAACTTCCCCTGCACCTCGGACATGGCGAAGCAGTCTCAGGTTCCTCTGGCTGCAGTCATCAAGCCCTTGGCGACTCTGCCCCTAGACGAG GCTCCCCCATACATTGTAGATCACGGAGAGTCAGGGCCAATCCGCTGTAACCGGTGTAAAGCCTACATGTGTCCCTTCATGCAGTTCATCGAGGGGGGCCGGCGCTTTCAGTGTGGCTTCTGCAGCTGTGTGACCGAGG TGCCTCCCCATTACTTTCAGCACCTGGACCACACTGGAAAGCGAGTGGACTGCTACGACCGGCCGGAGCTCTCCATGGGGACATGCGAGTTCACAGCAACTGTGGACTACTGCAAG AACAACAAGATCCCACAGCCCCCAGCATTCATCTTCCTGATCGACGTCTCGTACAATGCGGTGAAGAGCGGGCTGGTCGACCTCATCTGTGCGGAGCTGAAGACTCTGCTGGATTACCTGCCCAG GGAGAGCAGCGAGGAGGACTCGTGTATCCGGGTGGGCTTTGTCACCTATAACAAGGTTCTGCACTTCTACAATGTCAAGAGCTCGCTGGCGCAGCCCCAGATGATGGTGGTCTCAGATGTAGCGGATATGTTCGTCCCCCTGCTGGACGGATTCCTGGTCGATGTGAACGAGTCGCGTGCCGTCATCAACAG TTTGCTGGATCAGATCCCAGAGATGTTTGCTGACACAAGGGAGACGGAGACGGTGTTTGCCCCAGTGATTCAGGCTGGCTTGGAGGCCCTGAAG GCTGCGGACTGTGCAGGAAAGCTCTTTATTTTCCACTCATCGCTCCCCATTGCAGAAGCTCCGGGGAAACTAAAGAACCGGGAGGACAAGAAATTGGTCGGCACAGACAAAGAGAAG ACCCTCTTCCAGCCCCAGACCAGTTTCTTTGGCAACCTGGCAAAGGAGTGCGTGGCACAGGGCTGCTGCGTGGACCTCTTCCTCTTTCCCAACCAGTATGTGGATGTGGCGACACTGGGAGTGGTTCCCTCCCAGACCGGGGGCTCCGTGTACAAGTACACCTACTTCCAG GTGCCTTCAGACGGGGATCGCTTCCTCAATGACCTGCGCAGGGATGTACAGAAACAGGTCGGGTTCGACGCAGTCATGAGGGTGCGAACCAGTACAG GGATCCGTGCGACGGACTTTTTCGGCGCTTTCTACATGAGCAACACGACGGACGTGGAGCTGGCTGGGCTGGACTGTGACAAGGCCGTGACGGTGGAGTTCAGACACGATGACAAGCTGAGTGAGGAGAGTGGTGCACTCATGCAG TGCGCAGTGCTGTACACCAGCTGCAGTGGTCAGAGGAGGCTGCGGGTTCACAACCTCTCTGTGAACTGCTGCACCCAGCTGGCCGACCTCTACAGGAACTGTGATACCGACACGCTCATCAACTTCTTCGCCAAATACG CCTGCCGCAGCATACTCAGCTCCCCCACTAAGACAGTGAGAGACACCCTCATCAACCAGAGCGCTCACATCCTATCCTGCTACCGCAAGAACTGCGCCAGCCCCTCCTCCGCCGGACAG CTCATCCTGCCCGAGTGCATGAAACTCCTCCCAGTCTACCTGAACTGCGTGCTGAAGAGCGATATGTTGCAGCCCAGCGCTGACATCTCCCTCGATGACAGAGCCTACCTGCGCCAGCTCGTCACCTCCATGGATGTGGCAGAGAGCCACGTTTTCTTCTACCCGCGCCTGCTGCCTCTG cagaagctggatgtggagggtGACTCTCTACCCACGGCTGTGCGGGCCTCTGAGGAGCGGCTTTCGAAAGGGGGGCTGTACCTCCTTGAGAACGGGTTGCATCTCTTCTTGTGGGTCGGGGCCAATGTGCAGCAAGAGTTGCTTCAGAGCGTCTTCAACACCCCGTCCTTCGGGCAGATTGACCCCAGCATG ACGAACCTGCCGGTGCTGAATAACCCGTACTCACAGAGACTGCGGGCCATCATAGAGTCCTTCCGGGTTCAGAGACCGCGATACATGAAG ctgATGGTGGTGAAACAGGATGACAAGCTGGAGCTGATCTTCAAGCACTTCCTGGTGGAGGACAAGAGCGCGAGCGGCGGCGCTTCCTACGTCGACTTCCTGTGTCACATGCACAAGGAGATCCGGCAACTGCTGAGCTAG
- the LOC121325555 gene encoding protein transport protein Sec24C-like isoform X3, translated as MNVNQQAHMTSPYRQPQPTLQGYAQPGYGGPPTQYTPYNSPNPGYQQGPAPAGYSPYSSLSSKAFPATLASDLSCNSSSPLDLGPVRPTPNSVGPPMSAPQGYSQFTQGDVQNGPPTMSSQPHRPPVSQSYLPGSQPAYQQYGVPPTNMQQMTNQMSGMHVSGPPPAVSGYAPHSSNSQTSVSFSGTPSFPPHSVSSQQNSPAASLTHGQPPSQSPFPGAPPPVSQPQYSSVPPASSQPHYPGAQPPPASQGQFPVGPPSPSQASPFHTPLSNFVPHAGPGVQPVQAPPHSQYLSGPPLPRQPMQGPPLSQQNHVAPGMQRLPGQAAPPGQGQGVQPQQNGAFGQMSRPQPGYGGSYPGPQNYGAQPPPPAAPPQKRLDPDSIPSPIQVIEDDQANRSSEPFTTEVRGQAPPLVTTNFQVKDQGNASPSYIRCTAYNFPCTSDMAKQSQVPLAAVIKPLATLPLDEAPPYIVDHGESGPIRCNRCKAYMCPFMQFIEGGRRFQCGFCSCVTEVPPHYFQHLDHTGKRVDCYDRPELSMGTCEFTATVDYCKNNKIPQPPAFIFLIDVSYNAVKSGLVDLICAELKTLLDYLPRESSEEDSCIRVGFVTYNKVLHFYNVKSSLAQPQMMVVSDVADMFVPLLDGFLVDVNESRAVINSLLDQIPEMFADTRETETVFAPVIQAGLEALKAADCAGKLFIFHSSLPIAEAPGKLKNREDKKLVGTDKEKTLFQPQTSFFGNLAKECVAQGCCVDLFLFPNQYVDVATLGVVPSQTGGSVYKYTYFQVPSDGDRFLNDLRRDVQKQVGFDAVMRVRTSTGIRATDFFGAFYMSNTTDVELAGLDCDKAVTVEFRHDDKLSEESGALMQCAVLYTSCSGQRRLRVHNLSVNCCTQLADLYRNCDTDTLINFFAKYACRSILSSPTKTVRDTLINQSAHILSCYRKNCASPSSAGQLILPECMKLLPVYLNCVLKSDMLQPSADISLDDRAYLRQLVTSMDVAESHVFFYPRLLPLQKLDVEGDSLPTAVRASEERLSKGGLYLLENGLHLFLWVGANVQQELLQSVFNTPSFGQIDPSMTNLPVLNNPYSQRLRAIIESFRVQRPRYMKLMVVKQDDKLELIFKHFLVEDKSASGGASYVDFLCHMHKEIRQLLS; from the exons ATGAATGTAAACCAGCAAGCGCATATGACCTCACCGTACAGGCAGCCACAGCCCACCCTACAGGGGTACGCCCAGCCTGGCTATGGGGGACCCCCCACGCAGTACACCCCTTACAACAGTCCCAATCCGGGGTACCAGCAGGGACCAGCTCCAGCAG GTTATTCTCCTTACTCAAGCTTGTCCTCTAAGGCTTTTCCTGCTACTCTTGCTTCTGACCTCTCCTGTAActcctcctctcctcttgatCTAG gTCCAGTGCGACCCACACCTAACTCTGTGGGCCCCCCTATGTCGGCCCCCCAGGGGTACAGCCAGTTCACACAGGGAGATGTGCAAAATGGCCCCCCGACCATGAGCAGCCAGCCTCACAG GCCCCCTGTCTCTCAGTCCTACCTCCCAGGTAGCCAGCCAGCCTACCAGCAATATGGAGTCCCGCCCACCAACATGCAACAGATGACCAATCAGATGTCGGGGATGCACGTTTCAGGCCCTCCCCCCGCAGTGTCCGGCTATG CACCCCACTCTTCTAATTCTCAGACCTCCGTCAGTTTCTCTGGcactccctccttccctccccaCTCCGTATCCTCACAGCAAAACTCCCCAGCAGCCAGCCTGACACATGGCCAGCCTCCTTCACAGTCCCCCTTCCCAGGCGCCCCACCTCCTGTCTCACAGCCCCAATATTCTTCAGTCCCTCCAGCCTCTTCACAGCCCCATTACCCAGGGGCCCAACCTCCACCTGCCTCCCAGGGTCAGTTCCCTGTGGGCCCCCCATCTCCCTCCCAGGCCTccccattccacacacccctTTCCAACTTTGTCCCCCATGCAGGCCCTGGGGTGCAGCCAGTGCAGGCCCCACCTCACTCCCAGTACCTCTCTGGGCCCCCTCTCCCTCGCCAGCCCATGCAGGGGCCCCCGCTCTCCCAGCAGAACCACGTGGCCCCTGGGATGCAGCGCCTCCCAGGTCAGGCGGCGCCCCCAGGACAGGGGCAGGGCGTCCAGCCTCAGCAGAATG GTGCATTTGGACAAATGAGCAGGCCACAGCCTGGCTATGGGGGTTCCTACCCGGGCCCCCAAAACTACGGGGCACAGCCCCCTCCTCCCGCAGCGCCCCCGCAGAAACGGCTCGACCCAGATTCCATTCCTAGCCCA ATCCAGGTGATCGAGGACGACCAGGCGAACCGAAGCAGTGAGCCGTTCACAACAGAGGTCAGAGGTCAGGCACCACCGCTTGTCACAACCAACTTCCAGGTCAAAGATCAAG GGAATGCGAGCCCGAGCTATATAAGGTGCACAGCCTACAACTTCCCCTGCACCTCGGACATGGCGAAGCAGTCTCAGGTTCCTCTGGCTGCAGTCATCAAGCCCTTGGCGACTCTGCCCCTAGACGAG GCTCCCCCATACATTGTAGATCACGGAGAGTCAGGGCCAATCCGCTGTAACCGGTGTAAAGCCTACATGTGTCCCTTCATGCAGTTCATCGAGGGGGGCCGGCGCTTTCAGTGTGGCTTCTGCAGCTGTGTGACCGAGG TGCCTCCCCATTACTTTCAGCACCTGGACCACACTGGAAAGCGAGTGGACTGCTACGACCGGCCGGAGCTCTCCATGGGGACATGCGAGTTCACAGCAACTGTGGACTACTGCAAG AACAACAAGATCCCACAGCCCCCAGCATTCATCTTCCTGATCGACGTCTCGTACAATGCGGTGAAGAGCGGGCTGGTCGACCTCATCTGTGCGGAGCTGAAGACTCTGCTGGATTACCTGCCCAG GGAGAGCAGCGAGGAGGACTCGTGTATCCGGGTGGGCTTTGTCACCTATAACAAGGTTCTGCACTTCTACAATGTCAAGAGCTCGCTGGCGCAGCCCCAGATGATGGTGGTCTCAGATGTAGCGGATATGTTCGTCCCCCTGCTGGACGGATTCCTGGTCGATGTGAACGAGTCGCGTGCCGTCATCAACAG TTTGCTGGATCAGATCCCAGAGATGTTTGCTGACACAAGGGAGACGGAGACGGTGTTTGCCCCAGTGATTCAGGCTGGCTTGGAGGCCCTGAAG GCTGCGGACTGTGCAGGAAAGCTCTTTATTTTCCACTCATCGCTCCCCATTGCAGAAGCTCCGGGGAAACTAAAGAACCGGGAGGACAAGAAATTGGTCGGCACAGACAAAGAGAAG ACCCTCTTCCAGCCCCAGACCAGTTTCTTTGGCAACCTGGCAAAGGAGTGCGTGGCACAGGGCTGCTGCGTGGACCTCTTCCTCTTTCCCAACCAGTATGTGGATGTGGCGACACTGGGAGTGGTTCCCTCCCAGACCGGGGGCTCCGTGTACAAGTACACCTACTTCCAG GTGCCTTCAGACGGGGATCGCTTCCTCAATGACCTGCGCAGGGATGTACAGAAACAGGTCGGGTTCGACGCAGTCATGAGGGTGCGAACCAGTACAG GGATCCGTGCGACGGACTTTTTCGGCGCTTTCTACATGAGCAACACGACGGACGTGGAGCTGGCTGGGCTGGACTGTGACAAGGCCGTGACGGTGGAGTTCAGACACGATGACAAGCTGAGTGAGGAGAGTGGTGCACTCATGCAG TGCGCAGTGCTGTACACCAGCTGCAGTGGTCAGAGGAGGCTGCGGGTTCACAACCTCTCTGTGAACTGCTGCACCCAGCTGGCCGACCTCTACAGGAACTGTGATACCGACACGCTCATCAACTTCTTCGCCAAATACG CCTGCCGCAGCATACTCAGCTCCCCCACTAAGACAGTGAGAGACACCCTCATCAACCAGAGCGCTCACATCCTATCCTGCTACCGCAAGAACTGCGCCAGCCCCTCCTCCGCCGGACAG CTCATCCTGCCCGAGTGCATGAAACTCCTCCCAGTCTACCTGAACTGCGTGCTGAAGAGCGATATGTTGCAGCCCAGCGCTGACATCTCCCTCGATGACAGAGCCTACCTGCGCCAGCTCGTCACCTCCATGGATGTGGCAGAGAGCCACGTTTTCTTCTACCCGCGCCTGCTGCCTCTG cagaagctggatgtggagggtGACTCTCTACCCACGGCTGTGCGGGCCTCTGAGGAGCGGCTTTCGAAAGGGGGGCTGTACCTCCTTGAGAACGGGTTGCATCTCTTCTTGTGGGTCGGGGCCAATGTGCAGCAAGAGTTGCTTCAGAGCGTCTTCAACACCCCGTCCTTCGGGCAGATTGACCCCAGCATG ACGAACCTGCCGGTGCTGAATAACCCGTACTCACAGAGACTGCGGGCCATCATAGAGTCCTTCCGGGTTCAGAGACCGCGATACATGAAG ctgATGGTGGTGAAACAGGATGACAAGCTGGAGCTGATCTTCAAGCACTTCCTGGTGGAGGACAAGAGCGCGAGCGGCGGCGCTTCCTACGTCGACTTCCTGTGTCACATGCACAAGGAGATCCGGCAACTGCTGAGCTAG